A window from Eubalaena glacialis isolate mEubGla1 chromosome 1, mEubGla1.1.hap2.+ XY, whole genome shotgun sequence encodes these proteins:
- the DPCD gene encoding protein DPCD, whose product MAVTGWLESLRAAEKTALLQDGRRKVHYLFPDGKEMAEEYDEKTSELLVRKWRVKSALGALGQWQIEVGEPALPAAGSLGPELITESNSNPIFMRKDTKMSFQWRIRNLPYPKDVYSVCVDQKERCVVVRTTNKKYYKKFAIPDLDRYQLPLDDSSLSSAHANCTLVISYQKPKEVLVAESELQKELKKVKTAHSSDGDCKTQ is encoded by the exons ATGGCGGTGACGGGTTGGCTGGAGAGTCTGCGGGCGGCAGAGAAGACGGCGCTGCTGCAGGACG GGAGAAGGAAGGTGCACTATTTGTTCCCAGATGGGAAGGAAATGGCCGAAGAATATGATGAGAAGACAAGTGAACTACTTG TGAGGAAATGGCGTGTGAAGAGTGCCCTGGGCGCCTTGGGCCAGTGGCAgattgaggtgggagagccagcaCTCCCAGCAGCAGGGAGCCTGGGGCCTGAACTCATCACGGAAAGCAATTCCAAT CCCATCTTCATGCGCAAGGACACCAAGATGAGTTTCCAGTGGCGAATTCGAAACCTCCCGTACCCTAAGGATGTCTACAGTGTCTGTGTGGACCAGAAGGAGCGCTGTGTTGTCGTCAGAACAACCAACAAAAA GTACTACAAGAAGTTCGCAATACCTGACCTAGACAGATACCAGCTACCTCTGGATGATTCCTCGCTGAGCTCTGCTCATGCCAACTGCACCCTCGTCATCTCT TACCAGAAGCCAAAGGAGGTCCTAGTAGCTGAGTCAGAGCTGCAGAAGGAGCTGAAGAAGGTAAAGACGGCCCACAGCAGTGATGGGGACTGCAAGACTCAGTAG
- the POLL gene encoding DNA polymerase lambda isoform X2, protein MDPRGILKAFPKRKKLHTNPSSKALAKIPKREDGEEAGEWLSSVRAHVVPTGIGRARAELFEKQIVQHGGQICPAQAPGVTHIVVDEGMDCERALRLLRLPWLPPGAQLVKSAWLSSCLQERSLVDTAGFSIFIPKRYLDQAQLSKADQDSSTPPGASEAQLRTALSPSPPPTRPVSPSWRAEEVASLQAQPGSGGETSDGEETQVSTADLESLISGRYPTPLEGDGEPSPAPKGLDKWVCAQPSSQKATNHNHHITEKLEVLAKAYTVQGDKWRALGYAKAINALKSFHKPVTSYQEAFSIPGIGKRMAEKIVEILESGHLRKLDHISESVPVLELFSNIWGAGTKTAQMWYHQGFRSLEDIRNQASLTTQQAIGLKHYDDFLDRMPREEAAEIEQTVREAAQAFNPGLLCMACGSYRRGKATCGDVDVLVTHPDGRSHQGIFSRLLDSLRQRGDTGSGPGLGRSHMPRSN, encoded by the exons ATGGACCCCAGGGGCATCTTGAAGGCATTTCCCAAGAGGAAGAAACTTCATACCAATCCATCATCAAAAGCACTTGCAAAGATTCCCAAGAGGGAAGACGGAGAagaagcaggag AGTGGCTGAGCTCCGTGCGGGCGCATGTTGTACCCACTGGCATTGGGCGAGCCCGGGCAGAACTCTTTGAGAAGCAGATTGTCCAGCATGGTGGCCAGATATGCCCTGCCCAGGCCCCAGGGGTCACTCACATTGTGGTGGATGAAGGCATGGACTGTGAGCGAGCCCTCCGCCTCCTTAGACTGCCCTGGCTGCCCCCAGGTGCTCAGCTGGTGAAGTCAGCCTGGTTGAGCTCATGCCTACAGGAGAGAAGCCTCGTGGACACAGCAGGATTCAGCATCTTCATCCCCAAGAG GTACCTGGATCAAGCACAGCTCAGCAAGGCAGACCAAGACTCTTCTACTCCTCCTGGAGCTAGTGAGGCTCAGCTCAGGAcagccctctctccttcccctcctcccaccagacCTGTATCTCcttcctggagggcagaggaAGTCGCAAGCCTCCAAGCACAG CCCGGCTCTGGTGGTGAAACCAGTGATGGGGAAGAGACCCAGGTTAGCACAGCTGATCTGGAATCCCTGATCAGCGGCCGCTACCCAACCCCCCTTGAGGGAGATGGTGAGCCTAGCCCAGCCCCTAAGGGCCTGGATAAGTGGGTCTGTGCACAGCCTTCGAGCCAGAAGGCGACCAACCACAACCACCACATCACAGAGAAGCTGGAAGTGCTGGCCAAAGCCTACACTGTTCAGGGGGACAAGTGGAGGGCCCTGGGCTATGCCAAGGCCATTAATGCCCTCAAGAGCTTCCACAAGCCTGTCACCTCCTACCAG GAGGCCTTCAGTATCCCCGGAATTGGAAAGCGGATGGCTGAGAAGATCGTAGAGATCCTGGAGAGTGGGCATCTGCGGAAGCTGGACCACATCAGTGAAAGCGTGCCTGTCTTAGAGCTCTTCTCCAACATCTGGGGAGCTGGAACCAAGACTGCCCAGATGTGGTACCATCAG GGTTTCCGGAGCCTAGAAGACATCCGAAACCAGGCCTCTCTGACTACCCAGCAGGCCATTGGCCTGAAGCATTACGATGACTTCCTGGACCGCATGCCCAGGGAGGAGGCTGCAGAGATTGAGCAGACA GTCCGGGAAGCAGCTCAGGCCTTCAACCCTGGGCTGCTGTGCATGGCATGTGGTTCATACCGACGGGGGAAGGCAACCTGCGGTGACGTGGATGTGCTGGTCACCCACCCGGATGGCCGGTCTCACCAGGGCATTTTCAGCCGCCTCCTGGACAGCCTCCGGCAGCGAG gggacacgggttcaggccctggtctgggaagatcccacatgccgcggagcaactaa
- the POLL gene encoding DNA polymerase lambda isoform X1, translating to MDPRGILKAFPKRKKLHTNPSSKALAKIPKREDGEEAGEWLSSVRAHVVPTGIGRARAELFEKQIVQHGGQICPAQAPGVTHIVVDEGMDCERALRLLRLPWLPPGAQLVKSAWLSSCLQERSLVDTAGFSIFIPKRYLDQAQLSKADQDSSTPPGASEAQLRTALSPSPPPTRPVSPSWRAEEVASLQAQPGSGGETSDGEETQVSTADLESLISGRYPTPLEGDGEPSPAPKGLDKWVCAQPSSQKATNHNHHITEKLEVLAKAYTVQGDKWRALGYAKAINALKSFHKPVTSYQEAFSIPGIGKRMAEKIVEILESGHLRKLDHISESVPVLELFSNIWGAGTKTAQMWYHQGFRSLEDIRNQASLTTQQAIGLKHYDDFLDRMPREEAAEIEQTVREAAQAFNPGLLCMACGSYRRGKATCGDVDVLVTHPDGRSHQGIFSRLLDSLRQRGFLTDDLVSQEENGQQQKYLGVCQLPGPGRRHRRLDIIVVPYSEFACALLYFTGSAHFNRSMRALAKTKAMSLSEHALSTAVVRDTQGLKVGPGRVLPTPTEKDVFRLLGLPYREPAERDW from the exons ATGGACCCCAGGGGCATCTTGAAGGCATTTCCCAAGAGGAAGAAACTTCATACCAATCCATCATCAAAAGCACTTGCAAAGATTCCCAAGAGGGAAGACGGAGAagaagcaggag AGTGGCTGAGCTCCGTGCGGGCGCATGTTGTACCCACTGGCATTGGGCGAGCCCGGGCAGAACTCTTTGAGAAGCAGATTGTCCAGCATGGTGGCCAGATATGCCCTGCCCAGGCCCCAGGGGTCACTCACATTGTGGTGGATGAAGGCATGGACTGTGAGCGAGCCCTCCGCCTCCTTAGACTGCCCTGGCTGCCCCCAGGTGCTCAGCTGGTGAAGTCAGCCTGGTTGAGCTCATGCCTACAGGAGAGAAGCCTCGTGGACACAGCAGGATTCAGCATCTTCATCCCCAAGAG GTACCTGGATCAAGCACAGCTCAGCAAGGCAGACCAAGACTCTTCTACTCCTCCTGGAGCTAGTGAGGCTCAGCTCAGGAcagccctctctccttcccctcctcccaccagacCTGTATCTCcttcctggagggcagaggaAGTCGCAAGCCTCCAAGCACAG CCCGGCTCTGGTGGTGAAACCAGTGATGGGGAAGAGACCCAGGTTAGCACAGCTGATCTGGAATCCCTGATCAGCGGCCGCTACCCAACCCCCCTTGAGGGAGATGGTGAGCCTAGCCCAGCCCCTAAGGGCCTGGATAAGTGGGTCTGTGCACAGCCTTCGAGCCAGAAGGCGACCAACCACAACCACCACATCACAGAGAAGCTGGAAGTGCTGGCCAAAGCCTACACTGTTCAGGGGGACAAGTGGAGGGCCCTGGGCTATGCCAAGGCCATTAATGCCCTCAAGAGCTTCCACAAGCCTGTCACCTCCTACCAG GAGGCCTTCAGTATCCCCGGAATTGGAAAGCGGATGGCTGAGAAGATCGTAGAGATCCTGGAGAGTGGGCATCTGCGGAAGCTGGACCACATCAGTGAAAGCGTGCCTGTCTTAGAGCTCTTCTCCAACATCTGGGGAGCTGGAACCAAGACTGCCCAGATGTGGTACCATCAG GGTTTCCGGAGCCTAGAAGACATCCGAAACCAGGCCTCTCTGACTACCCAGCAGGCCATTGGCCTGAAGCATTACGATGACTTCCTGGACCGCATGCCCAGGGAGGAGGCTGCAGAGATTGAGCAGACA GTCCGGGAAGCAGCTCAGGCCTTCAACCCTGGGCTGCTGTGCATGGCATGTGGTTCATACCGACGGGGGAAGGCAACCTGCGGTGACGTGGATGTGCTGGTCACCCACCCGGATGGCCGGTCTCACCAGGGCATTTTCAGCCGCCTCCTGGACAGCCTCCGGCAGCGAG GGTTCCTGACGGATGACTTGGTGAGCCAGGAGGAGAACGGCCAGCAGCAGAAGTACTTGGGTGTATGCCAGCTCCCAGGGCCAGGGCGGCGGCACCGACGACTGGACATCATTGTAGTTCCCTACAGCGAGTTTGCCTGTGCCCTGCTCTACTTTACTGGCTCTGCCCACTTCAACCGCTCCATGCGGGCTTTGGCCAAGACCAAGGCCATGAGCTTGTCGGAGCATGCGCTCAGCACAGCTGTGGTCCGGGACACCCAAGGCCTCAAGGTGGGGCCTGGCCGAGTACTGCCCACCCCCACTGAGAAGGATGTCTTCAGGCTCTTAGGCCTGCCCTACCGAGAACCAGCTGAGCGGGACTGGTGA